GAAACATTCCATAGTCCACTTACACACACATGGTTTGAACTGTATCCAAGTACAGTACATTAATGTGTTATGTATGGTCTTTGAATAGTCCATTGAGGGCTTATCTacaatgtttgtttttatctAAGCACATGTGAAAACATATATGTTCTTAAATATTTACTTTCCTTTATTAGAAAAAGAAATGCAGCATTTGGTTGGAATCCAGGAAAAACATGATTTCGCTTGGAATTTTGCCAGTATTTACTGAATGATCCGTTTTTGTTGAATGCCAGAGTCCAGTTTACTCATAGGCACATTTGGGGACGGTCACAAATATGGGCAATGTTACATCTCTTAAAGGGAAAGTCTGCTTTTCTCgctcacaattaaaaaaaagtttctcagaTCACTTTTTCTTTCCTGTAgtataaaatgttcttttaaaaataaataaataagggtctaaaaacaacagaaatattgCACTTAAGCTTGGAGTGAAATATACTTTTGAATAAACATCTGTCAGTTTCCTAGAAAGGAATCAGGTGTAGTCAAAGATTAGGCCTAGTTCTCATACAAAAGCTTAAACAttaaacagttatatatatatttttttttctcccaattgagctaggccaattgttccatccattcagctgctagtcagctgtacttcccctatcacaagtgataacacaacaccaggagggtgaagactagcacatgcctcctccgacacgtgaagtcagacaccgcctcttttcaagctgatgctgatgcagcatcacagtgtgctcggagaaaagcgcagcaactctgttctgatacatcagctcacagacgccctgtgctgagtgacttcaccctttggagtgatgaggagaaagagtgccatctactcacccagagagagcaagaccaatccTGCTCTTAGGGCTCCAGAAGCTcatggcaaactacatgaccgGGATTGGGACCAGACCATAGTGGCACATTttaaaccgctggaccactcagcgcccctaAGCTGATGTTTTTTAAGTTGTGCTGTGAAAGCCAATGGCGATAAATAATAGCTTTCAATACAAAAATGTATGAGCTCATCctggcattttctttttttatagtaaAACTTTCGGacggcttaaataaaaaaaaaaacagacaaaaactaaagttttttttgtttttttttttgaaatgtaAATGCAGATATTTGTATGCATTTTCAAGTAAAGAAATCAAGTGTGTGTATAATCCATAAGTTTAATTCTGCACAGCAATCAAGAATTAGGAATGCTCTCAGGATGTCTCTATAACTAAAAGCTAATGTACCCTTACCATTTTTCTGTGAGCAATTAACAGACGATAAGCTGCTTTTCGTTGTTTTTTGTAGAGATTGTCTACTTACGTCAGCCACCTCATGAAAGGGTGTGCGGCCCTCTGCCTTCCAGTAGCTTTTAGTGTCGAACTCCACGCGGTAAACACCAGGTGTGAAGTCCTGGTCTGTGATAAGGTTATGAACCTCTCCAGCTAAATCTGTTGTGCTGCAATAGAAATGTAAAACCAGAAGCAGAGAGAAAGTGTGCAAGACTGTTAAAAAGATGCAGGTATTCATCAAAACTTTTCATTCAGTGATGCTATTTCGAGTTTAGGAAGAAAATAATAACCACTGATCCTGACTTTACATTGACATTTTCTCAGAAGCATTAAAGAAATTGCAATTCAGTTAttaataaaagacaaaaacactTAAAGTACTGCTcagatttacatatatatttgtatttatatattatttatgcacatgttttcatatgttttatatgttcatATGCGCCTTTTCTTCTTGTATAATCTTACCCACTAGCAATCTTTTCCCATGTCCCGTCCGAGCCTTGGCGGGAAACCTTGAGTGCCACATTTCCAGCAGGGACACCTTTCACTGCATCTAGGATCTTCACTGTCAGCGGACAATGGGAGTCTGAACCACCATGTACATCCTAGATTAAAAATGGTATTTGTACAGTAATTTAACAGAGATCAATCTCCTTATGTAATTAATCCAAGTTGTCCAGTTCCAGGCATATATCACCACAGCAATTCActgtctcattaaaaaaaaatcacatttttttcattt
This genomic interval from Astyanax mexicanus isolate ESR-SI-001 chromosome 1, AstMex3_surface, whole genome shotgun sequence contains the following:
- the ttr gene encoding transthyretin — translated: MAKASIFIFLASTLVFCQAAPVDVHGGSDSHCPLTVKILDAVKGVPAGNVALKVSRQGSDGTWEKIASGTTDLAGEVHNLITDQDFTPGVYRVEFDTKSYWKAEGRTPFHEVADVVFAAHTEGHRHYTLALLLSPFSYTTTAVVVKAHD